Below is a window of Phycisphaerae bacterium DNA.
TATCCCGACGGTCTCTTTCCCGAAACCAGATATGCGACCCGCATTCGTACCGCAAGCCAGTGCTTCGAACAGCCGCTTCCGGGACGGGCATGTCGCGCAGGATGCTTGCCCGCCTGAAATGGCACGTTAAAATATGGCTGCTTGAGGGCGTTTAGCTCAGTTGGCCAGAGCGCACGGATCACACCCGTGAGGTCGCAGGTTCGAGCCCTGCAACGCCCATATTTCCGATCGCTATGCCGTGCGTCTTCCTTTCGTGATTACAAGCGAACCAGGGCAGAAGGCCGGTTCGCGACGCAACACCACTCACAACTGAAATTCCTGTCTCGTTCGCGATTCATCAAACTATGATACATTTTCAGTTCGTCCAGGCCATCGCAGCAACCGTGAGGAGCACAGCCTAATGATCAGTGCGATTCCCCGTAGTGCATTTCTGCATGTCACACTCTTCGCACTGTTCCTCACCCCCGCGTCACTCTCCGGCCAATCCGAGCCCTCATCCCAGCCCGCGCCCACGACCTCCGGTCCCGCGGCGGAAGTTCCGAAGGCTGATGAGATCCAGGCGCGCATCAAACAGATTCAGGAGCAGACGGATCTCGCGGATGAAGTGAAGGCGACCGTCATCGAGCAGTACAACCAGGCGATGGCCGATCTGTCACGCGCCGCGGAATGGAACGCGCGAATTGCCGATTTCGAGAAGCAGCGCTCGAACGCCAAAGGCACTGCGGCCGAACTGATGGAGTTGACCTCCCGGCCGATTCCGGAGCCGCAGCTTGACGTCGCCCCGAACGCGACCCTCCAGGACCTTGAAAAACAACTGGCGCAGGCACAAGCCGATCTGAAAGCCGAGCGCGATCGCCTGGCCGCCATGGATGCGGAATTGAAGGCCCGCCCGGAACGGATAAAGTCAATCCCGGACCAGATCGCGCGAGCGAGAAAGGAACTGGACGAGCTGTCCAATGCGTTGGCCGGTCCCCCACCGTCCGAAGAGCCGCCCGAAGTCGCGGCAGCGCGGCGTATCGCACGGCTGGCCCGGGCGCGAGCGCTCGATCGCGAGCTTGCGGGACTCAAGGCTGATCTGGATCGCACGGACTTCCTCGTGTCCCTTCGTGACTGGACACAGCGCGAGGTCGCCGGCAAAGAGAAGTTATCCAACGCATGGGAAAACCTGATTAATGAGCGTCGCCGCGCCGAGGTGGAAGAGGCGGCGGTGGCGGCAAAGGAGGTCGAAAAAGAAGCCGAAAAATCCCATCCGATTGTCGCTGCGCTCGCCAAGGAGATCGCGGACATCGTCAAGGAGCGCGGCGAACTTGCCGGAAAGCTGGAACAGGTTCGCACGCGAACGGATGACGTGACCTCGCAGCTCAAGCAGGTTCGCGATCGAGCGATGGAAATCTCAAAGAAAGTGCAGGCAGCGGGCCTGAATCCGCAACTCGCGATGGTGCTCAGGCGCTACCGGGAGCAACTCCCGAACGTGCGCGATCTGCGCCGACGGCTGGCCGAACGCCGCGAGGAACTGGCGCGGGTGGAAGCGCGCGCGATCGAGCTGCGCGACCTGCGCGAGTCATCGGGCGACCTGGAAGTGCTGATCAATGAACGCGTCTCCTCACTGGATCCACGATCTCAGAAGCCCCAACGCGTGGCGATCAAGCGAGAGCTTCGCGAACTCTTCAAATCGTACTTCAAAAATGTTGCCGACCTGGAGAAAGACTACGATGCTTACTTCAACCGGATCGGCGGCGTCGGCGGACTCGTTGATCAGCAGCAGGAACTCGTCGATCAGACGGAGTCCTTCGCGAGCTTCATCAATGAACGCATTCTCTGGATTCGAAGCAGCACGCCGCCCGAGTACAAGGACATCGAACGGCTCGCCGATGCGTTCGCCTGGCTGACCAACCCGGCGAATTGGGCCGCCGCATGGAATAGCACGCTCGATGTGCTCCGGGAGAATCCGGTCGAGTCCGCCATCGGACTGATCCTGTTCACAGCGCTGGTTCTTGTTCAACCGCGCATACGGCGCACGATCCGCGAAAAAGGCGAAACCGTCTCCAAGAGCTACGCCCACGCCCTGACGCCAACGATTGAATCTTTTCTGTTGACCCTGTTCGCCGCGTTACCCTGGCCGATGGCGCTCTGGGTGACCGGTTCGGTCATGGGCTCGCCGTACGATGTGAGTGATTTTGTAAGGTCGGTGGCTCGCGGTCTTCAGGTGCTGGCGGTTCCGTTTTTCGCGATCGAACTGCTTCGCCAGACCTGTCGGCAGAGCGGACTGGCCGACGCACATTATCACTGGCCCGCGCGCGTCCTGCGACTCATCAGACAGTCATGCGGGTGGCTGATTATCCTCGGCGCGCCGGCTGCGTTCGTTTCGGCATCAATCGATTGGACTCAGAAGGAGCCGTGGATCCGATCCCTCGGTCGATTGGCCTTCGACTTCGGCGGAGTGGTTCTCTTCATATTCCTCTGGCGGGTCCTCCATCCGCACAAGGGCGTCTTGCGCGAAACGGCGATCATGCAAAAGCCGGGATGGCGGAACCGACTCAGCCAGTTTGCCTTTTATGCGATGGCATTGACACCGCTGATCCTCGTCGCGCTCTCACTGGTTGGCTATCACTACACGGCCGTCGAAATCCTGATCAAGTTCAATCGAATGATCGGACTGATTATCGCCCTCGTCCTTCTCTACGGCCTGGGACTTCGCTGGTTGCTGATCTCACGACGACGCCTTGCGATCGAACAGGCACGCCAGCGGCGTGCCGCGCTCGAGGCACAGCAGATCACCGATCCGGAAACCGCTTCCGACGCGGGCGAAGCGCCGCCGAAGGCCGAAGACACCAAGGAAACGGATGACATCGACCTCACAAGCCTGAACGAACAGACACAGGCGATACTGCGGGGCGCGGTGATCATCAGCTTCATCGTCGGCTTCTGGCTGGTGTGGGTGGACGTGATTCCAGCCCTGCGCATCTTCGATCGCGTGCAGCTCTGGAGCACGACCGTGTCACACAGCGAACCGATCGAAATCGACGGACAGAAACGCCCTGGACCCACCGTCCAGACCGTGGAGTGGATCACGCTGACGGACCTGGGCCTCGCCGTGTTCTGCCTCCTGGCGACCGTGGCGGCCGCTCGGAATCTGCCCGGGCTGCTTGAAATCGGCATCATGCGGCGCACTGGTCTCGGGCCGGGTGAACGCTACGCAATCTCAACAGTCAGCAGGTACATCATCACCTTCCTCGGCCTGCTCATCGCGACCAATGCAATCGGCATCGGCTGGGCGCAGGTACAGTGGCTCGCCGCTGCAATGACGGTCGGCTTGGGATTCGGCCTGCAGGAGATCTTCGCGAACTTCGTGTCCGGCCTGATTATTCTCTTTGAACGACCGATTCGCGTCGGAGACATCGTTACGGTTTCCGGTGTGGACGGCCGCGTGACGCGAATTCAAATGCGTGCAACGACGATCATGAATTGGGATCGGAAGGAGTTGATCATCCCAAACAAGGAATTCGTGACGGGACAGGTGATCAACTGGACGTTGAGCGACGAAGTCATGCGAATCGTCATCAACGTCGGCATCGCATACGGTTCCGATGTGCGGCTTGCCCGGGATCTGATGATGAAAGTCGTGACGGATAATCGCCGTGTCATGACCGATCCGGGGCCCCGCGTCATATTCTCCGGCTTCGGCGCCAGTTCCCTCGACATGCAGTTGCGATGTTTCGTCGCGAGCGTGGACGATCTTGTCGACGTGCGGGATGAATTGCACTACCAGATCGATGATGCTTTCCGGAAAGCCGGAATCGAGATTGCCTTCCCGCAACTCGATCTGCACCTGCGTGATGTGCCCGCAACCCTCGAATCCGCCGCCCTCAAGGCCGACTGACTCGCCGTGGACGGTCGAACGCGCCTCGAATCCTGCCGGCACCACGGACGGAAGCGCCGGATATCAACCGGATTCCGCCACGAAAAAAACTCCGCCGTGACACCGGGGCCACAGCGGAGCGAATTGGTTCATACTCAGCTGGATTGGTATGCTGGCCTTCCGACGCCCGTCAGAAGCCGAGCCGCCGGCGAGCGGCAGCCAGCGCGCCAAACGTGGCGAGCACGATCGTCGCGGGTTCGGGCACGAACTGAATGTTCGTGCAGAACTCCAGAGTCGACTGTGTCGTGTGCCGCTCGGCGAAAAAGAGGTCGAAGCTGTAGGTCTGTCCAGGTGTCAAACCCAGGTCATCCACCTGGTAGCTCGCCGAAAGCGGGGCATGAATGCCACCGAGGTCCAGCACCTTCTGACCGTTGATGAAGATGATCAGGTCATCATCCGCCGTGACGTTGAAGTTCAGGCCGGGCTCATAGACGAATTCCGTGTGCAGCTCCATCGTAAAGTGATAGTTGTGCGCGCGCCCCTGATTCCCGAAGAGCTGATTGTCGATCGGGAAGAACGTCGTGTCCGAGAAGCTGTAGATGCCGCCGGGCGCGACCTGATTGTTCGTGAGGATCAGGTCGATCGGCGCAGCCATGTTGATGCCGGGCACGTCGTTGTACCACTGGTTGTAGTTCGCCGCGCCGCTGGTTGTTGCCGTCCCCGCGCCGCCGATGTAGACAGGCTTGCCGTCCACTCCGAGCGTGTTGGCAACATAGTTCGTGTCGATTGCAATCGTGGTCTGAAAGTCCGGATGGGAATCCTTGAAGTCTCGGACCGTCCCCGTCAACTTGATCTCATGTGCGGAGGCGGTCGAAACATGGGCGAACGATTGCAGAACAATCGCGATCATGCAGGCGCAGGTAATTCGAATCACGTTGGGTCCCCCTGTCAGCGTGTGTTTCCTTCCCCCGGCGGGCCTCGACGAGGCGCCGTGGAGTGGTGTTGAAGCTGTGCCACTCGATATTAGGCAGGCTACATGCCGCCGCGCGGGGTTGAATTCGGAAATCAGACGATGTCAATAATGTCTCACCGCCCCGCATCGCGGACCGCTCCAATTTGAAACAAGGTCCGTAAACTCGGTGAGCACGGTTTGGCCGGCTTGTTGAGTCTGTGAAACATCGGCAGCGGACAGCCACCGAAACCGTGGAGATTCGTCAACAGGAAGGGTATATGAAACGCCGGTTTGCTTGAAATATCGACGCGCGGGGCAACCTTGCGAAGTCACTCAGTCGATGCAGCACACACAGTCCACTTCAAGTTTCGCACCAGCCACGACAAAATCCTTGACGACCACCGTCGACCGCGCGGGTGGGTCCTTGGGAAAGAACTTGAGGTACACCTTGTTGAAGGTCTGGAAGTCCTCGTATTCCTTCAGAAAACAGGTGCACTTCAGCACATTCGTCAATGTTGAACCGCTGCGCTCGATGGATTCCTTGAGATTCAAAAGCGTCTGCTCGGCCTGCGTCTCAAATGAAGCATGGATCTTTCCTTCCCGATCCACGCCAACGCAACCGGCGACAAAGACGAGATCGCCAAGACGAACCGCACGGGAATAAGCCTGACTCGGACTGCCCGAAATGACCTTGCGTTTGGCGGGCCTGACTTGCGGCGCCGGTTCCGTCGTTCCCGCCGCCTCCGCCACGACCGCCCCCCCGATCATCGCCGTCGCGGCGCAACCCGATGTCCTCAGAAAACCACGCCGAGTTGCGGTCTTTCGCGTCGCCATGAAATAGACTCCCGTTTGGCGGTTGAGTGATTCGGACTCCAGGTGACAAGCTTATTACACCGACGATCCATCGGCTCCGCATCGGCCGACTCGCACGGCCAAGTCACGACGCGACGGGCTGCACAGTCCGTCCCAGGTCATCGTTTGATACAGGAGCGCGCGAGAAGCCGGCGTCGGCGCTATCTCACCTCGACAACGTTGTTCAACTCGCCGAACGGGTTCATCTCAGTGCGATGATTCGCGGGATCGTTGCGCCAGTGACCGTCTACGACAAAGCGATAGCTGTATCGTCCGGGCTGAAGCGGCAGCTTCACCTGGAAGGTCTCGTCATCAACTCGCATCATCGGCGTTCTCCCGGGGTTCCAGTCGTTGAAGTCGCCGGCGATCTGCATGCGCTGCGCACCGTTGGCACGCGCGAGAAATACCACGCCGTCGTCAACCGGCTGCGGCCCGTAGATGCGCTCGATTTTTCGTGCGGTCTCGGCGTGCGATCGTTCCATGACCGCGACGACCGAGCCGGTGTGACTTCGAATCGCTGCCTCAACAGGCATCCGGGTTGCTGCTTCATTCATCGAACTCGCGGGAGACAACTCAGTCGGCCGGCGGTGCGAACCAATCAGCGTCTGAGAAGTTGCTAACAGCCGACCGGCATCAGCCGCCAGGGCGTCAGCACGCGCCAGCAGACTCTGCTCCTCGGGCGTACGGGCAACCACGGCCGGTCGCGCCGGCGATTCAACCTGAAGCGTCGGTGCCGCGAACGACTCCGCCACGGCGGCTGTCGGCTTGATCGCGATCAGCTCGCGCGCGAAGCGGACAAAGTCCTTGCAGCCGCTGCTCGACGGATCGTATTCAGTGATGGGCTGGCCCAGGCTGGCGCTTTCCTTCAGCTTCGTATTAAAATTGATGAAGGTCGTGAACATCGCATCACCGTGACGCTTGCGCAGCTCGGCGAGAATTTCACGGGCCAGCTTCGTGCGAACATCATAGTGGTTCGCGAGAATTCTCAGCGTCAATTGCTTCTGCCAGGCCGTGCGAATCTGGCGAATGGTCTCCAACTGCTTCGCAAGCCCATGAAGCGAGAAATACCCTGTATCCACGGGCACGATCACTTCATCGGCCGCGAACAGAGCGCTCTCCGTGAGAAAGCCGATCGTCGGCGGTGTATCGAGGATCGCGAAATCATACTTGTGCTGAACGGTGGACAGCGCCACGCGCAGTCGCCGTTCCCGGTTCTGAACATGGGCCAGCCCCCGCTCGAGCGCAGCCAGATCGACCCGTGACGGAATCAGGTCGAAGTTGGTCGAGATCTGCCAGATGACCCGCGACAGATCGGGCTTCTCAATCTCCGGATCAGCCGAAAGAATCGATGCAACGCTGATCTCAATCGATTCCTCCGGCACCGCCAAGCCCAGGGCGCAGTGGCCCTGCGGGTCAAGATCCACAACAAGGGTTCGCTGACCCTCGCGGGCCAGGCACGCCGCAAGATTGATGGCGACGGTCGTCTTGCCGCACCCGCCCTTCTGATTCGCGATGGCGACGATTCTCATTGCGCAGAACCTCTATCACGGCCGATCGGCCGGTTGGATGAATGTTTCAGGAACGCCGACATCCTGCGGTTCAGGATGCAGATTCCGATAAGTATTGATTCGGCGGGCGAAAGTTGCCGACTTGAGTTTTTTATGGGACGAATCGGCGAAATTGATACTGAAATCCACTTTCGTCAGCGCCTGACGATGCTGAGACGCCGACACAAGCGACCCATCCAAGACGACCGCACCCTCCAACACGCCCTTGAATCCACATAAACAATTGCAAATACGAAGCTTGATACAGATGATGCACCGCCAAGTACCGCGCTCCTACGAAACTCCGGAATTGTCCGCCGACCCATCGCTAGATAGGATGGCAACCCGGAATCGCGATGGTCGGCCAATCGACCAGTCCGCGGTGGACCGACCGAGGTACGAGGATTTCAGCCCATGTGGCAAAGGCTATGCGAGCTGTTGGAGGACCCGAAGGACCGGCACATTCTGGTCATCGGAGACTTCATGATCGACCACTACCTCTACGGCGATGCCGAACGCATCAGTCCGGAAGCGCCGGTTCCGGTTCTCCGGGTAATTGACCGGGAGGATGCACTCGGCGGCGCGGGCTCAGTGGCAGCCGATATCACCGCGCTTGGCGCAAGGGCACACTGCGTCGGCATGGTCGGTGAACCGCCCGATTCCGAACGACTCTCCGACATGCTCACCGCCAGCGGAGCGGACGCATCCGGACTCGTGAGGGTGCCGGGGCGCAAAACAACCCTGAAATCCCGGCTCGTCGGCCTTGCCCAGCACAAACATCGTCAGCAGCTGATTCGCATCGACGAGGAATCCACCGAACCGATCAGCGAAACGACCATTCGCAGACTGATCGAACAGGTCGAAAGGCATCTGCCGGCCTGCTCCGTGGTCTGCATCGAGGACTACAACAAGGGTGTCGTATCAGAGTCACTCTCACGCGAAGTGATCGGCCTGGCGCGAAAACGCGGCGTGCCCGTACTCGTCGATCCGGCCGGCCTCGGAAGCTACAGTCGATACGCCGGCGCCTACGCGATCACCCCCAATCGCTCCGAAACCGAGCGACTGATCGGCGTTCGCCTGCGCAGCATGGACGCGGTCGAATCGGCCGCACGGCAGATCCTCGCCGCCTGCCACACCGAATATGCCTGCGTTACGCTCGACGCCGAAGGCATCGCGATCATCGGGCCTGATGGCCAGTTCGAACACATCCCGACAAAAAAGCGGGATGTATACGACGTCACCGGCGCGGGTGACGAAGTCCTGGCAGCCATGGCCGTCGCACTTGCCGCGGGCGGCACCCTCCGCGAAGCGGCGGCACTCGCGAACATCGCGGGCGGCCTCGAGGTGGAAAAATTCGGGTGCGTGCCGATCACCCGGGACGAGGTCCTTGGCGAATTGCTGATGGAGCATCATCAGGAGTTGGGCAAAATTCGAACGCTTGGTCAATTGACGCCCGAATTGGCGCGACGGCGATCACGCGGGCAGCGAATCGTCTTCACCAACGGCTGCTTCGACCTGGTTCACGCCGGACATGTCGCCACCTTCGCCCTCTGTCGCGAACAGGGCGATATCGTCATCGTCGGGATCAACTCCGACGCATCCGTCCGCAGGCTCGACAAGGGATCGAGTCGACCGATCGTTCCCGAGGCAGGACGTGCCGCCGTCGTGGCAGCTATGGAAAACGTCGATTTTGTCGTCCAGTTTGATGACGACACGCCCCAGCGACTGATCGAGGCGATCCAGCCCGATGTACTCGTCAAAGGACGCGACTGGGAAGGCAAGCCGATCGCCGGGCAG
It encodes the following:
- a CDS encoding mechanosensitive ion channel, with protein sequence MISAIPRSAFLHVTLFALFLTPASLSGQSEPSSQPAPTTSGPAAEVPKADEIQARIKQIQEQTDLADEVKATVIEQYNQAMADLSRAAEWNARIADFEKQRSNAKGTAAELMELTSRPIPEPQLDVAPNATLQDLEKQLAQAQADLKAERDRLAAMDAELKARPERIKSIPDQIARARKELDELSNALAGPPPSEEPPEVAAARRIARLARARALDRELAGLKADLDRTDFLVSLRDWTQREVAGKEKLSNAWENLINERRRAEVEEAAVAAKEVEKEAEKSHPIVAALAKEIADIVKERGELAGKLEQVRTRTDDVTSQLKQVRDRAMEISKKVQAAGLNPQLAMVLRRYREQLPNVRDLRRRLAERREELARVEARAIELRDLRESSGDLEVLINERVSSLDPRSQKPQRVAIKRELRELFKSYFKNVADLEKDYDAYFNRIGGVGGLVDQQQELVDQTESFASFINERILWIRSSTPPEYKDIERLADAFAWLTNPANWAAAWNSTLDVLRENPVESAIGLILFTALVLVQPRIRRTIREKGETVSKSYAHALTPTIESFLLTLFAALPWPMALWVTGSVMGSPYDVSDFVRSVARGLQVLAVPFFAIELLRQTCRQSGLADAHYHWPARVLRLIRQSCGWLIILGAPAAFVSASIDWTQKEPWIRSLGRLAFDFGGVVLFIFLWRVLHPHKGVLRETAIMQKPGWRNRLSQFAFYAMALTPLILVALSLVGYHYTAVEILIKFNRMIGLIIALVLLYGLGLRWLLISRRRLAIEQARQRRAALEAQQITDPETASDAGEAPPKAEDTKETDDIDLTSLNEQTQAILRGAVIISFIVGFWLVWVDVIPALRIFDRVQLWSTTVSHSEPIEIDGQKRPGPTVQTVEWITLTDLGLAVFCLLATVAAARNLPGLLEIGIMRRTGLGPGERYAISTVSRYIITFLGLLIATNAIGIGWAQVQWLAAAMTVGLGFGLQEIFANFVSGLIILFERPIRVGDIVTVSGVDGRVTRIQMRATTIMNWDRKELIIPNKEFVTGQVINWTLSDEVMRIVINVGIAYGSDVRLARDLMMKVVTDNRRVMTDPGPRVIFSGFGASSLDMQLRCFVASVDDLVDVRDELHYQIDDAFRKAGIEIAFPQLDLHLRDVPATLESAALKAD
- a CDS encoding bifunctional heptose 7-phosphate kinase/heptose 1-phosphate adenyltransferase; translated protein: MWQRLCELLEDPKDRHILVIGDFMIDHYLYGDAERISPEAPVPVLRVIDREDALGGAGSVAADITALGARAHCVGMVGEPPDSERLSDMLTASGADASGLVRVPGRKTTLKSRLVGLAQHKHRQQLIRIDEESTEPISETTIRRLIEQVERHLPACSVVCIEDYNKGVVSESLSREVIGLARKRGVPVLVDPAGLGSYSRYAGAYAITPNRSETERLIGVRLRSMDAVESAARQILAACHTEYACVTLDAEGIAIIGPDGQFEHIPTKKRDVYDVTGAGDEVLAAMAVALAAGGTLREAAALANIAGGLEVEKFGCVPITRDEVLGELLMEHHQELGKIRTLGQLTPELARRRSRGQRIVFTNGCFDLVHAGHVATFALCREQGDIVIVGINSDASVRRLDKGSSRPIVPEAGRAAVVAAMENVDFVVQFDDDTPQRLIEAIQPDVLVKGRDWEGKPIAGQDVVESRGGRVVLAPLVEGVSTTQIIKRIQQGD
- a CDS encoding AAA family ATPase, which translates into the protein MRIVAIANQKGGCGKTTVAINLAACLAREGQRTLVVDLDPQGHCALGLAVPEESIEISVASILSADPEIEKPDLSRVIWQISTNFDLIPSRVDLAALERGLAHVQNRERRLRVALSTVQHKYDFAILDTPPTIGFLTESALFAADEVIVPVDTGYFSLHGLAKQLETIRQIRTAWQKQLTLRILANHYDVRTKLAREILAELRKRHGDAMFTTFINFNTKLKESASLGQPITEYDPSSSGCKDFVRFARELIAIKPTAAVAESFAAPTLQVESPARPAVVARTPEEQSLLARADALAADAGRLLATSQTLIGSHRRPTELSPASSMNEAATRMPVEAAIRSHTGSVVAVMERSHAETARKIERIYGPQPVDDGVVFLARANGAQRMQIAGDFNDWNPGRTPMMRVDDETFQVKLPLQPGRYSYRFVVDGHWRNDPANHRTEMNPFGELNNVVEVR
- a CDS encoding fibro-slime domain-containing protein, coding for MIRITCACMIAIVLQSFAHVSTASAHEIKLTGTVRDFKDSHPDFQTTIAIDTNYVANTLGVDGKPVYIGGAGTATTSGAANYNQWYNDVPGINMAAPIDLILTNNQVAPGGIYSFSDTTFFPIDNQLFGNQGRAHNYHFTMELHTEFVYEPGLNFNVTADDDLIIFINGQKVLDLGGIHAPLSASYQVDDLGLTPGQTYSFDLFFAERHTTQSTLEFCTNIQFVPEPATIVLATFGALAAARRRLGF
- a CDS encoding RidA family protein, with the translated sequence MATRKTATRRGFLRTSGCAATAMIGGAVVAEAAGTTEPAPQVRPAKRKVISGSPSQAYSRAVRLGDLVFVAGCVGVDREGKIHASFETQAEQTLLNLKESIERSGSTLTNVLKCTCFLKEYEDFQTFNKVYLKFFPKDPPARSTVVVKDFVVAGAKLEVDCVCCID